A portion of the Bactrocera neohumeralis isolate Rockhampton chromosome 2, APGP_CSIRO_Bneo_wtdbg2-racon-allhic-juicebox.fasta_v2, whole genome shotgun sequence genome contains these proteins:
- the LOC126763936 gene encoding probable cytochrome P450 313a4, which translates to MELADKRDFIKLIILSLMLALWFYWLWMRKNLYLFALRFPGLFGWPIFGILLRIKSQHNLIQEFGKIFKDCKAYTVCTWIGMYPVIITADPPFIKDVLSAKDLLNKAQPLYQPLYDAFKGGLIASPADQWHKNRRMINPSFHQKVLTSFLPVFNKAKDGAVLKFRNFTRNEHVFISEVLQRITLSITVETTMGNEMQKGDQVSEELVKSYIISMEKLPIECFLAYVKLDRLYAWFTKASKEFVYKFIKGLLYGKLSQTPSTENIRLDVNISSNNTVNSYSHGNKTFNEKKPNIFIDRAINLYREGKFSHQDLIGETNTIVSAAFETTANGLLSALLMLAMHPAVQERLFEEIENMFPDKHFFVDCENITNLPYLDMVVNETLRLMPSIPMIGRQVIQDTTLSNGLVIPKGIEILVSIFDLHRRTDIWGANADKFNPENFLRENLQEKHSHAYIPFSKGVRDCIGWKYALMAIKVLLAGFIRNFSFETNVKLENLKFTNNVSLKYTNEPAFTIKDRCK; encoded by the exons ATGGAACTCGCCGATAAACGGGATTTTATTAAACTAATAATTCTAAGTTTAATGTTAGCATTATGGTTTTACTGGTTGTGGATGAGAAAAAATCTGTACCTATTCGCATTACGCTTCCCAGGATTATTTGGATGGCCCATTTTTGGAATATTACTTCGCATTAAAAGCCAACATA ATCTTATTCAAGAGTTtggcaaaatattcaaagattGTAAGGCATACACTGTTTGTACATGGATAGGCATGTATCCAGTTATTATAACAGCTGATCCACCTTTCATAAAAGATGTGCTATCTGCAAAGGATTTACTTAATAAAGCCCAGCCACTATACCAGCCACTCTATGACGCATTCAAAGGAGGTCTTATTGCAAGTCCAg CGGATCAATGGCATAAAAATCGCCGTATGATAAATCCAAGCTTCCATCAGAAAGTACTGACCTCATTTTTGCCCGTATTTAATAAAGCTAAAGATGGGGCTGTTCTAAAATTCAGAAACTTTACAAGGAATGAGCATGTCTTTATTAGTGAAGTGTTGCAAAGGATCACTCTAAGTATAACTGTTG AAACCACTATGGGGAATGAGATGCAAAAAGGCGATCAGGTATCAGAGGAATTAGTGAAGTCATATATCAT aaGCATGGAAAAACTGCCAATTGAATGCTTCTTAGCATATGTGAAACTGGATCGTTTGTACGCCTGGTTTACGAAAGCATCGAAGGAATTTGTGTACAAGTTTATTAAAGGG cttttatatggaaaactctcACAAACGCCAAGTACGGAAAATATTCGACTTGATGTCAATATATCCTCAAATAATACTGTTAACAGTTATTCACATGGAAATAAGACATTTAATGAGAAGAAACCAAACATTTTCATTGACCGCGCTATAAATTTATATCGAGAAGGAAAATTTTCGCATCAAGATCTCATTGGTGAAACGAACACAATTGTATCTGCG GCTTTCGAAACGACCGCCAATGGACTATTGTCAGCACTTTTGATGTTAGCTATGCATCCTGCTGTACAAGAAAGATTATTCGAGGAAATCGAAAATATGTTCCCCGACAAACATTTTTTCGTGGACtgtgaaaatattacaaatctACCATATTTGGATATGGTCGTAAATGAGACTTTACGCTTAATGCCTTCCATACCCATGATTGGTCGTCAAGTCATACAAGATACTACACTGAGTAACGGTTTGGTGATTCCAAAAGGAATCGAAATTTTAGTTTCTATTTTCGATTTACATCGGAGAACTGATATCTGGGGTGCAAATGCTGATAAGTTCAACCCAGAGAATTTTTTGCGAGAGAATTTGCAAGAAAAGCATTCGCATGCATACATACCTTTTTCGAAAGGGGTACGAGATTGTATAG GATGGAAATATGCTCTTATGGCGATTAAAGTACTATTGGCAGGTTTCATTCGGAACTTTTCCTTTGAAACCAAtgtgaaattggaaaatttaaagtttacgAATAATGTATCACTTAAATACACCAATGAACCGGCGTTTACAATAAAAGACCGGTGTAAATAA